A region of the Epinephelus fuscoguttatus linkage group LG22, E.fuscoguttatus.final_Chr_v1 genome:
aacagctgcaCAATTTGTAAGATGTAATTTGTTGTGAGGGAAGGTTGTAAGAGTAAAACTGCAGTAAATACTATGTGTGTTTAACACTTAATCTGTAGAGAAACAGTGAGGCTCGGGCGCtatctattttttcataccttcatacCTACCTAAATTTTTACCGAACTATAACTATATTAGTGTGTtagatgtgtaaatatgttttccaCTGCCGTCTCTCTGCCACTGTGGGCTTGCTGTTCACAGTTgtgtaacgttatccccaccacttgcAGTTGcctctttctcagctcagctgcctgtgcTACAAGTAGACTGACTTCAGGTGGCATATGATGTTCGCTACATACAATACACCCTTAATATATCATCTCCACACGACTTTAATAGAGATGAGTGTCTGGTCATGGTATTGGTAATCATACAGTCCAGATTTCTAAATACTCTGGTATACTGTAACACTGTGGTTCAGTCCAACAACCTGCAGTGCCTATGAAGTAAAAGATGCAAGAGAATGTTTGGCTGACCACAGAAGCAACACTTGAGCAATGATGGTACACAACCAGGACATTAGCAAAACTACAATATGGTCAGTTTTTCTATGTGTATGTCATATGTGTTAGCTGCCGAAAGCCCCAAGAGGAACATGACCTCTGAATCATACACATACTAAGTGAAAGAAGCATTGTGTGTTGTTTCCAATGAATCAGCAAAATCAGGTCCTCAAAGttcaaaaatgtggaaaaatatttatgtatgGCTCAAATGATAATAGTGTGTATTTCCTTTAGTTGTGAGCGGTGAAGTGTGTGGCTCATACAGCTGCGGCGGTGCTTGTGACAGAGTCTGTGGGTCAGAACCAAACTCCAAACCAGGTGCAGAGGAAGACAACAAAAGAGGCCCTGCTAAAGGATCACCTTTTAAACCACAAGGTAGGCTAAAATCCAGTAACCTGAATGTTTTGTGGACTATACTGTACCTGCAATACATCGTACCATTATCATCAGTAAGCCAACAACTGTGCTGTCTATCTCCCCCCAGTGCCTCCTAAACCAGCTCACCTCCAGAGTCCTCTGAGGGCAGGACAAGCACAAGCCCACAGTCCCACTGCAGGGAACTTACTACCTCAACAAGTTAACGCCACAGAGCGAGACCAGAGTCCTAGTAGAAGTTATGCACTTTCCGTTTCCTGTGTTAGCCCAGCAAACAATGGTCTAGGCTCCCCTAGTCCTATCAGAAGAGGAGGGAGCAGTTTTTTGAACGGGGTGTGTGGAGCACAGATCAGCCCTGCCAGACATACTCGGGGGATTCCACGTCTCACTAGCAGTCCACTTCTAGGATCTCCAAGTCCAGGCAAAAGAGGCATTCGGAGCTGTAGCCCATTGAGGGAAGGAGGACACAGCCCTGCTAAGCTGTCCCCTAGGAACCACAGCCCTCGCACAGGATTACTACGCACCCCCAGTCCTGTTCAGGGGAGGATGGGGAGCTACAGCCCCGCCAAGAACTCTAAATCCTGGCTCGGACTGCACAGAATCCCGAACAGCAAGATGGATGTGGAAGAGAAGACAGCGGGAAAATCTTTGAGCGTGCCTGACTTGATTGTTTTCTTGGAAGAGAACAGGTGGGATTTTTAATTTGGTCCTTTTCTGCTCTTTGATTAAGTATTCCATGACagatgtattttatttctgcagGATTCCTTCGGAAAAAGTTGAACGCTCACCACTAAAACTGCTGCAATCCCCCAACTGCAATGGGACAGCCATAACCGTCAAGGTGCCAGTTAACCATAGGCTTAAACATGCCTCAAGTGAAGCCCATCTATCAAGCGATAGCAAAGAGCCTTCCTCGGGACAAATGAATGGCACAGAGCTGGGGAAAGATTGCACAGCAGTAAATGGGGAGGTAACACATGGCAAAATGGAAGAAGGCAAGATAACCAGAGGATACGGCTCCAGGTCCTCCTGCCACTGGAATGAGGCAACTAGAGAAGGTGGCAGGATTCACAAGGAGTCTAAAGGTGAACAAAGtgatgaggagaggaaggaggtaGAAGGAGGTCAGCCAAAAGATGAGGAGAACACCGAGCAGAAATTGTACAACATAGCCAATGAActgctgcagacagagagagcctaCGTGGCTCGACTCCACCTGCTAGACCAGGTCAGTGTCTGTTTGTGACTTCCTTTATAAATATGCAGTGCACCTGATGCAGAAGAAAAAATCTGTAAGAATCAGAGCCATTTTTGTGAATTCAGACACTAATTTCATTGTTGTATACACCATGCTCCTTTAGACTAAATCTAGGGTGGGTAGTTTACTGGAAAAGgcctcctgcagctcttcacTCTGTCCTTAGCCCCACCCACCAGATGACCACAGGCATATGCACGCACTTCATACAGCAACCTGTATGAGCACTAGTCATTGATTTCAATCATCCTGCTCGTGATTGTGATCCTGGTGCTGTGACAGAGTGGCAAGTCTATGAGAATAAGGTCTTGTTAATATGCGACACATGGCAGGGATATCCGTTAATGCCACGTTCTCATCAAACTTGTTACTTCATTTACATCTTGTGCAGGGTTAAGTGTAaaattaatttgattaattaaaacTCTCTAACTCCTGCCACAGGTGTTCTGCTCACGCCTGACAGAAGAAGCAGGTCGAGGTTCGTTTCCTCCTGACGTGATACGAAATATCTTCTCCAACATTTCCTCTATCTACTCCTTCCACAACCAGTTCCTGCTACCTGACCTGGAAAACTGCATCAGCCGCTGGTGGGTGCTCATGTCATAAACAGACTACACTCAGGCTCATCAACAACGACAACTCTAATTGCTTAGTACACTTTAACAAATCACCTTACAACTCTTCCAAGGCATACTGACAACAAACAAGCAAGGCTGCACTGCAGccctggcagagcatcaccagggaggATGCTGAACATTAGTAGTAgacatcaaaccaaaacagtaatTCTGATTGCTCACATTGCTCAAGTTATTTTCTGTAAACTATATATTTAAAGTCAGCACTTTGACCTTGAGGTCATTGCCTAATTAAAAAATGTGGTGGACCTTCCCACTTCGACCAAACCTAGGTGTGAGAGCCCAGGCCTGGGTACTGTTATGCTGCAACACGCACCCTTCCTGAGGATGTATGCCGACTACGTGAGGAACTTTGAGCAGGCCATGGAGCTGGTGAGGGTCTGGACTGAACGCTCCTCTGCCTTCAGAAACATCATCCAGGAAATACAGGTAAGACACACTCAGCAAGGCAGGGACAGATCGGGAAGGTGGCGGGGGGCTTCTGGGGCTCTTGTTACGTAAGTTAAGAATAGTGACCGACAATTTTTGCCTCTTTTAAGGTGGCAGAAGTAAAAATtagtcatcctcaacatttgttgtgttatggTTTCCGAATTATAAAGACAGCTGGAGAACAATTAGACACCAAACAGGCTGTAGGCTCtacaagatgatttttttttctttggcaacTATCATGTTTTTCAATGATGTACAGATTTTGAGG
Encoded here:
- the LOC125883151 gene encoding FYVE, RhoGEF and PH domain-containing protein 4-like isoform X1; this translates as MFDLKKRNSLTLNCGREAEEFRRVAVRRRVKGAAVECVASHTVVSGEVCGSYSCGGACDRVCGSEPNSKPGAEEDNKRGPAKGSPFKPQVPPKPAHLQSPLRAGQAQAHSPTAGNLLPQQVNATERDQSPSRSYALSVSCVSPANNGLGSPSPIRRGGSSFLNGVCGAQISPARHTRGIPRLTSSPLLGSPSPGKRGIRSCSPLREGGHSPAKLSPRNHSPRTGLLRTPSPVQGRMGSYSPAKNSKSWLGLHRIPNSKMDVEEKTAGKSLSVPDLIVFLEENRIPSEKVERSPLKLLQSPNCNGTAITVKVPVNHRLKHASSEAHLSSDSKEPSSGQMNGTELGKDCTAVNGEVTHGKMEEGKITRGYGSRSSCHWNEATREGGRIHKESKGEQSDEERKEVEGGQPKDEENTEQKLYNIANELLQTERAYVARLHLLDQVFCSRLTEEAGRGSFPPDVIRNIFSNISSIYSFHNQFLLPDLENCISRWCESPGLGTVMLQHAPFLRMYADYVRNFEQAMELVRVWTERSSAFRNIIQEIQSQEVCGSLTLQHHMLEPVQRVPRYEMLLRDYLKKLPKDDPDYDLAHKSLQTISMAATHSNSAIQKAESLKRLLEIYEMVGEEEVVNPTNEFIREGRLLKLAARNTSAMERHLFLFNNFLLCCTPKFSLVGQRYTVRCRIGVDGMQVQQTTNEDHLHTFQVSGKERTLELQTSSEQDRDEWIKVIQEAINVFQRKNETFKLASKEPNVEERTEELGRRAPRWIRDNEVTVCMKCEEPFNALTRRRHHCRACGCVVCWKCSDNKVALEYDSNRLNKVCKACYSILTSQRGERVEGKKRRMLESEVSTVSSDWIMSGFLLYGDNPKTWQQVWSVITRAEPCVLHLYTDPQDVKPLSSIPLLDCSVEDSPQELQGQHCFCLRQSKTTHTFSCDGSDLKQSWLTVLKVAVTGVYDITTNGSRCSVNSSVIDDEEFIIIGNEENLS